AGACATCATTGATGAATTAACTGAGAATCCAGTTAAAGTTAATGGTGTACTCAGCCGTGAAGAAATTTACAACTAAGCTTGAGGGGAGTTTGAATCAAGCTTATTCAAATATTCAATCCGACAACACCCTCGCTTCCATAGCTGTCTCTGAGTTTTATCTACAGGATGGTAGTAAGCCCAAATACTTCCATCTGCTGCTTCATATAACGATATAATAAAAACCTTTTGTATACCAAAGTTACCCGTACTTACCTCAATTTTTTCTTGTAGCGTAAAAGTTTGTCCTTTACTATTAGTTGCTGTCTCTAATTTTTTATAACCTGGTTTCTTGGCTGATTTGGCTTGGTCTAAATCTATTTCTGATTCCCTATCTTCATCAGATATACTTTCAATATTTACAGTTGATTCTGATAAATTACTTGATGCTGTCTCTAGGGTTTGCGGTGAGCCGGGCTGTTCATTATCTACTGTTATTGTTCGAGGTATAGCATCAGAAGTAAGGACAGGGCTACTGTTTGATTGCGACACTTCAATGCTGACAATCTGGTTATCATTTACTTGTAGCTCAGGGTCAACTGAATGATTTTCTTTTGGTAATGTAGTTGATACTGATTCAGATAATGCAGGGGTATTGTCTTCCGTTGCAGTATTATTCTGCTTGACAATACGCAAAATAGCTGGCTTAGTTGACGCAGCTTCTTCTTGAGATGGTGAATTATTGGTTTTCTGGGATTTACGTTTTGGCATAATAAATTTTTGGTAGCAATGCGCTCAAAAATGTTGACTCAATCAATAATCAACAAGAAAATAACTACGCTTTTTATGTTAGATTAGCTCTCTGTTAGCTCTTAAGTGTTTTCTGCTGTGTTGGTTGATATATCATCAGTAGATGATGGTTCAGGAGCTTTAGATTTAATGCACTCTCCTGATTGAATTACTAAGCTAGTCCCTACACGTCGCACTTGAAAGTTCCAAAATTGCCTAATAGATTTTGGTGGTAAAAATCCTTGGAGTCTTAATTGAAAATCTTTTGATGGTTCAAAATCCCTCCGAGGTTTTCGGTGAATTTTAACTTCTACTATCCCTTGTTCTAAGTTTTGATATACAACGACTCCTTGTACAGAAAAATTATCAGCTAGTAACTGCAATTCTGTTTTTTCTGAGTCGGTATAATCTTTGGGTGTGCGAATGTTTATTAAACTTACAGAAAGTTTGGTCAAAGAATCTTTTGATCGTGTTTTAGGGTAAGCAGTCCACAGGTATTCTTGTGATAAGTCAAGTTGAGCGTGTTGAACTAATTTAGATGCTCTCTTGGCAAGCTTTGTCTCAAGCATTACACCATCAGCAGTTATTAGTTGCCCTTGATAAATCAGCTCATCTGACGGTACATACTTTCCCCAGAGCCGACCAATTGCTCGATATTCTAGTGGCTCTGTCGGCCTTATCTGTTGATTCTGGAGTGATAACTGCTGTGTATCGGTAGTAATGGTCATGCGAACAATCTGACAATATGTTTTTTTAAACACTATCAATGATTGTAAACTGCGACTTCCGCTAAGATATTCTTCCTGTCGATCCACTTGAAAAACATAGCTGTTCAGAACACCCAGGTTGCTGTGAAGCACTCCTCGCCCGAAAGTTTACCCTTGAATGGCGAAACTTCGGCACGATAAACCCACGAATGGCTGCTTCTCTTAACACTCCCGCCATAAAAATACCCCCATGAACATAAAGGGGGCTTTTGATGTGGTTTATATTTCTTCAAAGATAATGAAGAGGATAATTCAGGTTCGGTATAAGGAGTTCTGTATATCTGCCTCATAGTAGCAACTAAGAACGTTAATGCTAAGGGCGATCGCTGAAGATTCAAGATTACTTCACAATAACTGAACAATCAAGCTGATTTTTACAGCCAAAATTTCCCAATATACACTTATCTCGGTTTATCCTCAAATTAAATACCAGTTGTGGTCAGTAGAATCCAATGTGGTTCATAGACTTAACATAATGTTATTTGCTGATTTCCTAGAGCTTTACTTATAGAAATCAGCACGGGTAAGAAAAAAGTAAGCAAGAGAATTCTCTAAGTTTCTAAAAAGCTTGAATTACAAGGCACGAAAGGGGGTACGACCGCGCACTGTTCTTGCGCGACAATGGCTAGCAAAATTTCCTGAGCGTAAAAAACCTTTTTTGGCACAGTGACCCCAGATTAGGAGTGATTCTTCAATTGTTTTGGTGAAGAGGTTTAGATGGTTTAAGGGCAAGAAATTGCGCTTAAGCAAATACTGTTGATTTTAGAGAGGCAAGAGAGTGAGCCGAATCCTGATGACAACGTTAGGAACTTAGGGGGATCTTCATCCCATGATTGCTGGGGTATGTGTACTGAATCATTCTGTCTATTACCCGGAAAAGGATGATACCCAAAAAAGTTCTTGCTATCCATCAAGATTTAGGTATTTATTGGGAAATTTTCGGTATAATACGTTGTTATTGACGATATACGAAAAATTTCTTGATATTATAATTAAATTATCTGTAATGCTTTATTTAACTAGGTTGTTTGATGTGATATACGGAAAGTTTTCGTCTAATAAATAGTTAGGCAGTACAGGAAAATAAACAATGACTCATATCGAAAGCAAGCCCAATCGCCGCTCAGTTCTGAAATACCTCGCATATTCAGCGGCTGCTCTTGGAACAACCTTTGTTCCAAGAGCAGCAGGAGCCTTCTTTCCAGATCACATCCGAAGAGATGTTTGCATATTAGGAGGAGGAGCAGCAGGCATTTTTTCGGCTCTTAAACTTCGCGATCGCGGCTTTAGCGTTGCTGTTGTTGAACGGGCTGACCGTATTGGTGGTCATTGCGAAACATTCCGAGACCCTAACACTGGTGTGGTGATAGACATTGGTGTCCGAATTTTTCCGAATCAACCTCTTGTGACCAATACATTTGGACGGTATGGTATTTCTCTTAAACCTGCTCCTTCTGGAGGTGGACAAGCGCCATTACTGGTTGATTTTGCAACCGATCAACCTGTTATACCAGTCACTTCTACTCCTGCTGAATTCGGGCAGGCATTGGTTAAATATATTGGTATTTTGACCAAAGAATACCCTTTTATCACAACTAACGGCATCAACCTACCAGATCCAGTGCCAGCAGAACTACTCCTACCGTTTAGGGATTTTCTTGAGAATCGAGGGTTACTGCCAGGATTGGCACGGCTTTTTGACTTTCTCCAGGGATTTGGCCCACAGCTAGACATCACAACGCTCTACGCCCTGAAGAATGTTGATCTCAATGTTAGCTCGGCTATTTTGAGCAATGGCTTTTTAAGGGCAGAGGGAGGCGCTGATCTTTTCTATCAAAGAGCCGAGAACGAACTGGGCAATGACATTTTCAAGAATACTAATGTTCTCTCTGTCAGCCGTCCAAGTAACGGACCTGTTCAAGTATTTATCAAGACTCCGTCTGGACCTCAGCAAATCC
This portion of the Tolypothrix sp. PCC 7910 genome encodes:
- a CDS encoding FAD-dependent oxidoreductase, with the translated sequence MTHIESKPNRRSVLKYLAYSAAALGTTFVPRAAGAFFPDHIRRDVCILGGGAAGIFSALKLRDRGFSVAVVERADRIGGHCETFRDPNTGVVIDIGVRIFPNQPLVTNTFGRYGISLKPAPSGGGQAPLLVDFATDQPVIPVTSTPAEFGQALVKYIGILTKEYPFITTNGINLPDPVPAELLLPFRDFLENRGLLPGLARLFDFLQGFGPQLDITTLYALKNVDLNVSSAILSNGFLRAEGGADLFYQRAENELGNDIFKNTNVLSVSRPSNGPVQVFIKTPSGPQQILCDRLIVTFPPILENMQRLDLSKREFDIFRRFSPNFYWTSVAEISGLPPFQRVSNRSASLPFNVPQLPGLYGIAPSSAPNIYNLIYGSGTFISDFQVQQQIKRDVEQLSLVTGSSVTFNRFLLFKAHNPFALYVSPEEIRDGFYTHLNALQGQRNTFYLGAAFQTHSTLAVWSQAEELVNTFT